DNA from Bacillus carboniphilus:
TACGGAAAGGGAGAATGAAAAAAAAGCAAACCGTGAGAAGTAATGGATCGATTTATAATGGGAAATTAGTTAAAAAGAATATGGTTAAGGGTTGGGTCTTTAAGCAGGAACCTGCACAAGTAGTGAGGAAACAGGTATGGCAACTAGAAAAGTTCGCTGTAAAGATGAAGGCAGAAAGAGAGTGGGGCGAGACAATAGAGGAGTGGTTAGATAGGATTGAAATAGATATAAATGACAAAGCGAAATTTACCCATATATATAATGCTTGCAGATACGGAGAAAAGAATATCAGTGATTCTGATACCAAGTGGTTTAAAGAAAGAACAAAGCTAGTTAAGCAATCCATTAAAAATAACAAAAAGAAATACAAAGAAAAAAGTGTAAAGGACCTCAAACAGGTCGATCAAAGGCCAAAACGAGAAAAGAGCATAATGGATATAACAACTGAAATGAATCTAAAAAGAAAAACGGGTGGATAATCACCTAGTTCCTTCTATAATATAACGCCCTTATAAAAGGGTGTTTTTTATTAAACTAATAAGAAGAGTAGAAAATGAACTTGGAAATCATTACGTAATGAAAAGTTAGAAGGAAACCTTGAAAAGTATGAATCATGTCATTATAATAGTAAAAGTGTGCCAAAGATAATTATTTATACATTTATTCTTGCTTCATGGGCCAGATATATGTATAATATAAAATGTTGGCTTTCTAATGCGATGATGTGGAAGGTTGCTGACACACCCGGCCGCTTTGCCATGGCGAGTGTCGTCAGGATATTTCCGCGGAGAATGTCTATCACGAAATAGGCGAAAGAAGGAGGGAAAATAATGGCAAAACAAAAAATTCGTATTCGTTTAAAAGCATATGATCACAGAATCCTTGATCAATCAGCTGAAAAGATTGTAGAAACTGCAAAACGTTCAGGTGCGAATGTATCGGGTCCAATCCCACTTCCAACTGAAAAGAATGTTTACACAATCCTTAGAGCGGTTCATAAGTACAAAGACTCTCGTGAGCAGTTTGAAATGCGTACACATAAACGTCTTATCGATATTGTGAACCCAACTCCACAAACAGTTGATTCACTAATGAGACTTGATCTACCATCTGGTGTAGATATCGAAATTAAACTTTAATAAATATAAGGATAAATTTTAGGAGGTGTGACTAATGACCAAAGGAATCTTAGGAAGAAAAATTGGTATGACGCAGGTTTTTGCTGAAAACGGCGATCTTATCCCAGTAACTGTTATCGAAGCTACTCCAAACGTAGTTCTTCAAAAGAAGACAGTTGATACTGATGGATATGAAGCGATCCAAATCGGCTTTGACGATAAACGTGAAAAGCTTGCTAACAAACCGGAAAAGGGGCATGCTGCTAAAGCAAATACTGCACCTAAGCGCTACGTACGTGAGATCCGCGACATTAACGCTGGAGATTACGAAGTTGGTCAGGAAGTCAAGGTTGATATTTTCGCAGAAGGCGATGTAGTAGATGTTACAGGAATTTCGAAGGGTAAAGGTTTCCAAGGTTCAATTAAGCGCCATGGACAATCTCGTGGACCTATGTCTCACGGTTCTCGTTACCATCGTCGTCCTGGTTCAATGGGTCCTGTAGATCCAAACCGTGTATTCAAAGGGAAAGCTCTTCCTGGACGTATGGGTGGAGATCAAATCACAGTTCAAAACCTACAAATCGTAAAAGTTGATGCTGAACGTAACCTATTACTAGTTAAAGGTAACGTACCAGGTGCGAAAAAATCTTTAATCAAAGTTGAAAGTGCAGTTAAAGCATAAGAATTTAACTAGGAAAGGAGGAAAAGGGAATGCCAAAAGTAACCCTATACAACCAAAGCGGTTCTCAGGTTGGTGAAATCGAATTGAATGAATCAGTGTTCGGTATCCAACCAAACAATCACGTATTATTTGAAGCGGTTATGATGCAAAGAGCTTCTTTAAGACAAGGAACATCTAAAGTAAAAAATCGTTCTGAAGTCGCTGGTGGTGGACGTAAACCATGGCGTCAAAAGGGAACAGGACGTGCTCGTCAAGGTTCGATCCGTTCTCCACAATGGCGTGGCGGTGGTACAGTATTTGGTCCAGTTCCACGCAGCTATAGCTACAAACTACCAAAGAAAGTACGTCGCTTAGCGATTAAATCTGCATTATCTTCTAAAGTACAAGGAGATAGCATTCTCGTTCTTGAGAGTTTAAGTTTTGAAACTCCAAAAACAAAAGAATTTGCAAGTGTGCTTAAAGGTTTATCTGTAAACCGTAAAGCTCTTATTGTTACAGATGTGTTAGATGAAAATGTAGCACTATCTGCTCGCAATATCCCAGGAATTACTGTCGTTGAAGCTAACGGCATTAACGTATTAGATGTTTTAAATCATGATCAACTAATCATGACTAAAGCAGCTGTTGAAAAAGTAGAGGAGGTGCTTGGATAATGGAAGCTCGTGACGTCATTAAGCGCCCCGTAATTACTGAACGTTCAGCTGATATTATGGCTGACAAAAAGTATACTTTTGAAGTAGATGTAAGAGCGAACAAAACGCAAGTTAAAGATGCGGTTGAGGAAATTTTCGGTGTGAAAGTTGAAAAAGTCAACATCATGAACTACAAAGGAAAATTCAAGCGCATGGGCCGTTATACTGGCTACACTAACAAGCGTCGTAAAGCTATTGTTAAGTTAACTGCTGATAGCAAAGAGATTGAAATCTTTGAAGCATAAAAGTTTCAAATTTAATTAAGAAGAGGAGGGAAAACAATGGCGATTAAAAAATACAAACCTACCTCTAACGGTCGTCGCGGAATGACAGTATCTGATTTCGCTGAAATCACTACTGACAAGCCAGAAAAATCTTTGCTTGCACCATTAAGCAAAAAAGCTGGTCGTAACAACCAAGGTAAGTTAACAGTTCGCCATCAGGGCGGTGGCCACAAGCGTCAATACCGTATCATCGACTTCAAGCGTAACAAAGATGGTATACCTGGACGCGTTGCTACAATTGAGTATGATCCAAACCGCTCAGCGAATATCGCGTTAATTAACTATGTAGACGGTGAAAAACGCTACATCTTAGCACCAAAGAATTTACAAGTTGGTACGGAAGTAATGTCTGGTCCTGAAGCAGATATTAAAGTAGGGAACGCACTTCCATTAGCTAACATTCCAGTGGGTACAGTAATCCACAACATCGAGTTGAAACCTGGTAAAGGTGGTCAATTAGTACGTTCTGCAGGAACTTCTGCTCAAGTTCTTGGTAAAGAAGGTAAATACGTTCTTGTTCGTTTAAATTCTGGTGAGGTTCGCATGATCCTTTCTGAATGCCGCGCGACAGTAGGTCAAGTTGGTAACGAACAACACGAATTGATTAACATCGGTAAAGCAGGTCGTTCTCGTTGGTTAGGTAAGCGTCCTACAGTTCGTGGTTCTGTAATGAACCCTAACGATCACCCACACGGTGGTGGTGAAGGT
Protein-coding regions in this window:
- the rpsJ gene encoding 30S ribosomal protein S10, which encodes MAKQKIRIRLKAYDHRILDQSAEKIVETAKRSGANVSGPIPLPTEKNVYTILRAVHKYKDSREQFEMRTHKRLIDIVNPTPQTVDSLMRLDLPSGVDIEIKL
- the rplC gene encoding 50S ribosomal protein L3; the protein is MTKGILGRKIGMTQVFAENGDLIPVTVIEATPNVVLQKKTVDTDGYEAIQIGFDDKREKLANKPEKGHAAKANTAPKRYVREIRDINAGDYEVGQEVKVDIFAEGDVVDVTGISKGKGFQGSIKRHGQSRGPMSHGSRYHRRPGSMGPVDPNRVFKGKALPGRMGGDQITVQNLQIVKVDAERNLLLVKGNVPGAKKSLIKVESAVKA
- the rplD gene encoding 50S ribosomal protein L4 — translated: MPKVTLYNQSGSQVGEIELNESVFGIQPNNHVLFEAVMMQRASLRQGTSKVKNRSEVAGGGRKPWRQKGTGRARQGSIRSPQWRGGGTVFGPVPRSYSYKLPKKVRRLAIKSALSSKVQGDSILVLESLSFETPKTKEFASVLKGLSVNRKALIVTDVLDENVALSARNIPGITVVEANGINVLDVLNHDQLIMTKAAVEKVEEVLG
- the rplW gene encoding 50S ribosomal protein L23 translates to MMEARDVIKRPVITERSADIMADKKYTFEVDVRANKTQVKDAVEEIFGVKVEKVNIMNYKGKFKRMGRYTGYTNKRRKAIVKLTADSKEIEIFEA
- the rplB gene encoding 50S ribosomal protein L2 — protein: MAIKKYKPTSNGRRGMTVSDFAEITTDKPEKSLLAPLSKKAGRNNQGKLTVRHQGGGHKRQYRIIDFKRNKDGIPGRVATIEYDPNRSANIALINYVDGEKRYILAPKNLQVGTEVMSGPEADIKVGNALPLANIPVGTVIHNIELKPGKGGQLVRSAGTSAQVLGKEGKYVLVRLNSGEVRMILSECRATVGQVGNEQHELINIGKAGRSRWLGKRPTVRGSVMNPNDHPHGGGEGRAPIGRKSPMSPWGKPTLGAKTRKKKNRSDKFIVRRRKK